One Ostrea edulis chromosome 2, xbOstEdul1.1, whole genome shotgun sequence genomic region harbors:
- the LOC125680942 gene encoding uncharacterized protein LOC125680942 isoform X2 has product MQSSEYGVKQRVFEMVQCAVEYGSPCEPDHITFGEFSILVTELQNYYSKKLSPPVPKSMYREKCQDTMECSKWKRKVFLGGSCNPTTWRQEAAIPFFKKKGITFYNPQVQTWRPELMEVEAQAKESADLLLFVIDNRTRAVSSMIETAYLTARGRQVIAVMDDYNATDVYFNRERISARELDDILRGRQILVDLIERNALPVFKDINTALRCAAHVIQKNVPVSELSKEQGAVPTKYGFLKVGELLLQLREAYNSMNTSTNGRLSFSDICLAHKSCMGYDLDINWLKKCNADENTTFSFEEFCCILAENHSQKKSFWKRVIDIARNILPISVSQHSLCVDCNKEYDSTFDIYLGGSCGDSEWRDNIAIPTMRKYGLSYANPYNKSEWKHKFIPMQVASREKCRVLLYVITGKTRSLSSMIEAGYYIGKGCKVVLCVQKMVPDTYVGGEKITKAAADDYNRGRSYLIDLASREGIQLFEDITEAVECAIDSLPERTSMSTVSRAGTPQKNSRPNTPVKIRNSTL; this is encoded by the exons ATGCAAAGCAGCGAATATGGGGTAAAACAACGAG TGTTTGAAATGGTGCAATGTGCAGTGGAGTATGGCAGCCCCTGTGAGCCAGATCATATAACTTTTGGGGAGTTTAGCATACTGGTGACAGAGCTCCAGAATTACTACAGCAAGAA ACTCTCGCCTCCCGTCCCCAAATCCATGTACAGGGAAAAGTGTCAGGACACAATGGAATGCTCCAAGTGGAAACGAAAAG TCTTCTTGGGTGGTTCTTGTAACCCTACCACATGGAGACAGGAGGCAGCAATCCCATTCTTTAAGAAAAAAGGAATTACTTTCTACAATCCA CAAGTCCAGACATGGCGTCCGGAGTTGATGGAGGTGGAAGCTCAAGCAAAGGAG AGTGCAGATCTCTTGCTGTTTGTGATTGACAACAGAACTAGAGCAGTATCTTCAATGATCGAAACAGCTTATTTAACAG CGCGTGGCAGACAGGTGATCGCAGTGATGGATGATTATAATGCTACAGATGTATATTTCAATCGGGAGAGAATCTCTGCCAG GGAACTTGATGATATACTTCGAGGTCGTCAGATTCTTGTCGATCTGATTGAGAGAAATGCCCTCCCTGTTTTCAAGGACATCAATACGGCTCTGAGATGTGCTGCACACGTAATACAAAAG AATGTCCCTGTATCTGAACTCAGTAAAGAACAAGGTGCAGTCCCAACCAAATATGGCTTCCTGAAAGTGGGAGAGCTGCTTCT ACAGCTCAGGGAAGCTTACAACTCTATGAATACGTCCACCAATGGGAGATTGAGTTTCTCTGAC ATTTGCTTGGCCCATAAGAGCTGCATGGGTTATGATCTGGACATTAACTGGCTGAAGAAATGCAATGCTGATGAAAACACTACCTTCAGCTTTGAAGAGTTCTGCTGCATTCTGGCCGAGAACCACTCGCAGAAGAAATCCTTCTGGAAGAGGGTCATCGACATAGCGAGGAATATCCTGCCAATAA GTGTATCCCAGCATTCCCTCTGTGTGGATTGTAACAAAGAGTATGATTCGACCTTTGACATTTACTTGGGAGGAAGCTGTGGAGATTCGGAGTGGCGTGACAATATTGCCATCCCAACTATGAG GAAGTATGGTTTGTCATACGCCAATCCTTACAACAAGTCAGAGTGGAAGCACAAGTTTATTCCAATGCAAGTCGCCAGCCGGGAAAAATGTCGAGTTTTATTGTATGTCATCACTGGCAAAACACGCTCCCTGTCCTCAATGATAGAG GCTGGGTATTATATTGGAAAAGGTTGTAAGGTGGTTCTCTGTGTTCAGAAGATGGTGCCCGACACTTACGTTGGAGGAGAGAAG ATAACGAAAGCTGCAGCAGATGATTACAACAGGGGGCGCTCGTATCTGATTGACCTCGCGAGTCGGGAGGGCATTCAGCTGTTTGAGGACATTACAGAGGCTGTGGAATGTGCCATAGACAGCTTGCCAGAGCGAACCTCAATGTCCACTGTCTCCCGAGCAGGAACCCCACAGAAGAATTCCCGCCCAAACACTCCCGTGAAGATTCGTAATTCGACCTTGTAG
- the LOC125680942 gene encoding uncharacterized protein LOC125680942 isoform X1, translating into MSSLVAFVLSIFSEDERGNSEKCNAKQRIWGKTTRDLLRVFNKFQDGNERLPIHQIRDVFNSIGLYPSNSQVFEMVQCAVEYGSPCEPDHITFGEFSILVTELQNYYSKKLSPPVPKSMYREKCQDTMECSKWKRKVFLGGSCNPTTWRQEAAIPFFKKKGITFYNPQVQTWRPELMEVEAQAKESADLLLFVIDNRTRAVSSMIETAYLTARGRQVIAVMDDYNATDVYFNRERISARELDDILRGRQILVDLIERNALPVFKDINTALRCAAHVIQKNVPVSELSKEQGAVPTKYGFLKVGELLLQLREAYNSMNTSTNGRLSFSDICLAHKSCMGYDLDINWLKKCNADENTTFSFEEFCCILAENHSQKKSFWKRVIDIARNILPISVSQHSLCVDCNKEYDSTFDIYLGGSCGDSEWRDNIAIPTMRKYGLSYANPYNKSEWKHKFIPMQVASREKCRVLLYVITGKTRSLSSMIEAGYYIGKGCKVVLCVQKMVPDTYVGGEKITKAAADDYNRGRSYLIDLASREGIQLFEDITEAVECAIDSLPERTSMSTVSRAGTPQKNSRPNTPVKIRNSTL; encoded by the exons ATGTCCAGTTTGGTTGCGTTTGTGCTGAGCATTTTTTCTGAGGACGAGAGAGGTAACTCCGAGAAGTGCAATGCAAAGCAGCGAATATGGGGTAAAACAACGAG GGATCTCTTACGTGTGTTCAACAAATTTCAAGATGGCAATGAACGACTGCCAATCCATCAGATCCGCGACGTGTTCAACAGCATCGGTCTGTACCCCTCAAATTCACAAG TGTTTGAAATGGTGCAATGTGCAGTGGAGTATGGCAGCCCCTGTGAGCCAGATCATATAACTTTTGGGGAGTTTAGCATACTGGTGACAGAGCTCCAGAATTACTACAGCAAGAA ACTCTCGCCTCCCGTCCCCAAATCCATGTACAGGGAAAAGTGTCAGGACACAATGGAATGCTCCAAGTGGAAACGAAAAG TCTTCTTGGGTGGTTCTTGTAACCCTACCACATGGAGACAGGAGGCAGCAATCCCATTCTTTAAGAAAAAAGGAATTACTTTCTACAATCCA CAAGTCCAGACATGGCGTCCGGAGTTGATGGAGGTGGAAGCTCAAGCAAAGGAG AGTGCAGATCTCTTGCTGTTTGTGATTGACAACAGAACTAGAGCAGTATCTTCAATGATCGAAACAGCTTATTTAACAG CGCGTGGCAGACAGGTGATCGCAGTGATGGATGATTATAATGCTACAGATGTATATTTCAATCGGGAGAGAATCTCTGCCAG GGAACTTGATGATATACTTCGAGGTCGTCAGATTCTTGTCGATCTGATTGAGAGAAATGCCCTCCCTGTTTTCAAGGACATCAATACGGCTCTGAGATGTGCTGCACACGTAATACAAAAG AATGTCCCTGTATCTGAACTCAGTAAAGAACAAGGTGCAGTCCCAACCAAATATGGCTTCCTGAAAGTGGGAGAGCTGCTTCT ACAGCTCAGGGAAGCTTACAACTCTATGAATACGTCCACCAATGGGAGATTGAGTTTCTCTGAC ATTTGCTTGGCCCATAAGAGCTGCATGGGTTATGATCTGGACATTAACTGGCTGAAGAAATGCAATGCTGATGAAAACACTACCTTCAGCTTTGAAGAGTTCTGCTGCATTCTGGCCGAGAACCACTCGCAGAAGAAATCCTTCTGGAAGAGGGTCATCGACATAGCGAGGAATATCCTGCCAATAA GTGTATCCCAGCATTCCCTCTGTGTGGATTGTAACAAAGAGTATGATTCGACCTTTGACATTTACTTGGGAGGAAGCTGTGGAGATTCGGAGTGGCGTGACAATATTGCCATCCCAACTATGAG GAAGTATGGTTTGTCATACGCCAATCCTTACAACAAGTCAGAGTGGAAGCACAAGTTTATTCCAATGCAAGTCGCCAGCCGGGAAAAATGTCGAGTTTTATTGTATGTCATCACTGGCAAAACACGCTCCCTGTCCTCAATGATAGAG GCTGGGTATTATATTGGAAAAGGTTGTAAGGTGGTTCTCTGTGTTCAGAAGATGGTGCCCGACACTTACGTTGGAGGAGAGAAG ATAACGAAAGCTGCAGCAGATGATTACAACAGGGGGCGCTCGTATCTGATTGACCTCGCGAGTCGGGAGGGCATTCAGCTGTTTGAGGACATTACAGAGGCTGTGGAATGTGCCATAGACAGCTTGCCAGAGCGAACCTCAATGTCCACTGTCTCCCGAGCAGGAACCCCACAGAAGAATTCCCGCCCAAACACTCCCGTGAAGATTCGTAATTCGACCTTGTAG